The proteins below are encoded in one region of Mycobacterium shinjukuense:
- the murA gene encoding UDP-N-acetylglucosamine 1-carboxyvinyltransferase has translation MAERFVVTGGSRLAGEVAVGGAKNSVLKLMAATLLAEGTSTITNCPDILDVPLMAEVLRGLGATVELDGDVARITSPDEPKYDADFAAVRQFRASVCVLGPLVGRCKRARVALPGGDAIGSRPLDMHQAGLRQLGAHCNIEHGCVVAQADTLRGAEIQLEFPSVGATENILMAAVVADGVTTIHNAAREPDVVDLCTMLNQMGAQVEGAGSPTMTITGVPRLHPTEHRVIGDRIVAATWGIAAAMTRGDITVTGVDPAHLQLVLHKLHDAGATVTQTDDSFRVVQYERPKAVNVATLPFPGFPTDLQPMAIALASIADGTSMITENVFEARFRFVEEMIRLGADARTDGHHAVVRGLPQLSSAPVWCSDIRAGAGLVLAGLVADGDTEVHDVFHIDRGYPLFVENLVSLGAEVERVCS, from the coding sequence GTGGCCGAGCGTTTCGTCGTGACTGGTGGTAGCCGGTTGGCAGGCGAAGTCGCCGTCGGGGGCGCCAAGAACAGCGTGCTCAAGCTGATGGCCGCGACCTTGCTGGCCGAAGGCACCAGCACCATCACCAACTGTCCCGACATCCTCGATGTGCCGCTGATGGCGGAGGTCCTGCGGGGCCTGGGCGCCACCGTCGAGCTCGATGGTGACGTGGCTCGGATCACCTCACCCGACGAACCGAAGTATGACGCCGACTTCGCCGCGGTGCGGCAATTCCGGGCCTCGGTCTGTGTGCTGGGGCCGCTGGTCGGCCGCTGCAAACGGGCCCGGGTGGCGCTCCCGGGCGGAGACGCGATCGGTTCGCGTCCGTTGGATATGCACCAGGCGGGTCTGCGGCAACTGGGTGCGCACTGCAACATCGAGCACGGGTGCGTGGTGGCCCAGGCGGATACCTTGCGCGGCGCGGAGATTCAGTTGGAGTTCCCCTCGGTGGGAGCCACCGAGAACATCCTGATGGCCGCCGTGGTCGCCGACGGCGTCACCACGATTCACAATGCCGCGCGTGAACCCGACGTCGTCGACCTATGCACGATGCTGAACCAGATGGGCGCACAGGTCGAGGGCGCGGGTTCGCCGACGATGACCATCACCGGGGTCCCGCGGCTGCATCCGACGGAGCACCGCGTCATCGGAGACCGCATCGTGGCCGCGACGTGGGGCATCGCTGCCGCCATGACCCGCGGCGACATCACGGTGACGGGCGTCGACCCGGCGCACCTGCAGTTGGTGCTGCACAAGCTGCACGACGCGGGCGCCACCGTCACCCAGACCGACGACAGTTTCCGCGTCGTCCAGTACGAGCGCCCCAAGGCCGTCAACGTGGCGACGCTGCCGTTCCCCGGCTTTCCGACCGATCTGCAGCCGATGGCCATCGCCCTGGCGTCGATCGCCGACGGCACTTCGATGATCACCGAGAACGTTTTCGAGGCGCGGTTTCGGTTCGTCGAAGAAATGATCCGGTTGGGCGCCGATGCCCGCACCGACGGCCACCACGCCGTCGTGCGAGGTTTGCCGCAACTCTCCAGCGCGCCGGTCTGGTGTTCGGACATCCGCGCCGGGGCCGGCCTGGTGCTCGCGGGCTTGGTCGCCGACGGCGACACCGAGGTGCACGACGTGTTCCATATCGATCGTGGTTATCCGTTGTTCGTGGAGAACCTCGTCAGCCTCGGGGCCGAGGTCGAGCGGGTATGCTCTTAG
- a CDS encoding cob(I)yrinic acid a,c-diamide adenosyltransferase — protein sequence MAIHLTRIYTRTGDDGTTGLSDFSRVSKNDARLVAYADCDEANSAIGVAVALGNPDEHITSVLRQIQNDLFDAGADLSTPVVENPQHPPLRITQSYIDRVERWCDAYNADLPTLNSFVLPGGSPLSALLHVARTVVRRAERSAWAAVAAHPDGVSVLPAKYLNRLSDLLFILSRVANPDGDVLWQPGGGGTASSPPQAGGPASSPA from the coding sequence ATGGCCATACACCTGACCCGCATCTACACTCGGACGGGCGACGACGGAACCACCGGGTTGAGCGACTTCTCCCGGGTCTCCAAGAACGATGCCCGGCTGGTGGCCTACGCCGATTGCGACGAGGCCAACTCCGCGATCGGCGTCGCGGTGGCCCTGGGCAACCCGGACGAACACATCACGAGCGTCCTGCGCCAGATCCAAAACGACCTGTTCGACGCCGGTGCGGATCTGTCGACCCCCGTGGTGGAGAACCCCCAACATCCTCCGTTGCGAATCACCCAGTCGTATATCGATCGGGTCGAAAGATGGTGTGACGCTTATAACGCCGACCTGCCGACGCTGAACTCCTTTGTGCTACCCGGTGGTTCACCGCTATCGGCACTGTTGCACGTGGCCCGAACGGTGGTACGCCGGGCGGAGCGCTCGGCGTGGGCGGCGGTCGCGGCGCACCCGGACGGGGTCAGCGTCTTACCGGCAAAGTACCTCAACCGGCTGTCGGATCTGCTCTTCATTCTGTCGCGGGTCGCCAATCCCGACGGTGATGTGCTGTGGCAACCCGGCGGTGGCGGGACGGCGAGCAGTCCCCCGCAAGCGGGCGGTCCGGCCAGCTCGCCAGCATAG